Proteins encoded together in one Pirellulales bacterium window:
- a CDS encoding YraN family protein, producing the protein MTRLRRWLPRQTLGARGERAAARFLKRQGYKIVARGERGGGGGELDLVAVDGRTVVFVEVKTRESHDAGHPAEAVDRRKQVQITRLATSFLKFHGLLDCPSRFDIVAITWPARGQPTIEHFQNAFEAQGPNGMFG; encoded by the coding sequence ATCACCCGCCTGCGCCGCTGGTTGCCGCGCCAAACACTTGGCGCGCGGGGGGAACGCGCAGCCGCGCGATTTCTCAAGCGCCAAGGGTACAAGATCGTCGCGCGGGGCGAACGGGGCGGCGGGGGCGGAGAACTCGATCTGGTGGCGGTCGATGGCCGCACGGTGGTCTTTGTCGAAGTGAAAACGCGCGAGTCGCACGACGCCGGCCACCCGGCCGAGGCGGTTGATCGGCGCAAGCAAGTTCAAATCACGCGGCTGGCGACGTCGTTTCTCAAATTTCACGGGCTGCTCGATTGCCCGTCGCGGTTCGACATCGTGGCGATCACCTGGCCCGCTCGCGGCCAGCCGACCATCGAGCATTTTCAAAACGCCTTCGAGGCGCAGGGGCCCAATGGCATGTTTGGCTAG
- the rph gene encoding ribonuclease PH — MKRHDDRRFDQLRALKIKRRYTKPAPGSVLIEAGDTVVLCTASVSNEVPKWMQLEGRGWVTAEYSMLPGSTSPRKPRDRGGKIDGRTTEIQRLIGRSLRAVTDLTALAGYTITVDCDVLQADGGTRTASITGAFVALVDAVRSLKLPASVAPFRSSVAAVSVGIVDGQPVLDLDYQEDSAAAVDMNVVMTGGGQFVEIQGTGEEATFSDRELAALLKLARAGIEELTALQQKALGRQWPLG; from the coding sequence ATGAAACGACACGACGATCGCCGCTTCGACCAACTCCGCGCGCTCAAAATCAAGCGGCGTTACACCAAGCCCGCGCCTGGCAGCGTGCTGATCGAAGCGGGGGACACCGTGGTGCTCTGCACCGCCAGCGTGTCGAACGAAGTGCCTAAGTGGATGCAGCTCGAAGGGCGCGGCTGGGTGACGGCCGAGTACAGCATGCTGCCCGGCAGCACCAGCCCGCGCAAGCCACGCGATCGCGGGGGGAAGATCGATGGCCGCACCACGGAGATTCAGCGGTTGATTGGCCGCAGCCTGCGTGCCGTGACCGACCTGACCGCGCTGGCGGGCTATACCATCACGGTCGATTGCGACGTGCTGCAGGCCGATGGCGGCACCCGCACCGCCAGCATCACCGGGGCCTTTGTGGCGCTGGTCGACGCGGTGCGCTCGCTCAAGTTGCCGGCGAGCGTGGCGCCGTTTCGGTCGAGCGTGGCGGCGGTGAGCGTCGGCATCGTCGATGGCCAGCCGGTGCTCGATCTCGACTACCAAGAGGACTCGGCCGCCGCGGTCGATATGAATGTGGTGATGACCGGCGGCGGGCAATTCGTCGAGATTCAAGGGACCGGCGAGGAAGCGACCTTCTCCGATCGCGAGCTGGCCGCGCTGCTCAAGCTGGCCCGCGCCGGCATCGAAGAGTTGACCGCGCTACAGCAAAAGGCGCTCGGCCGGCAGTGGCCGCTGGGGTAG
- the argF gene encoding ornithine carbamoyltransferase: MRHLLTIGDLSTAEIEQIFAIAKDLKGRYEEGLREALLPGRVMGLLFEKPSLRTRVSFEAGMTHLGGGTVFLGDEAGWGSRESIADFGRVLSQYVDVLVIRAKRHDTVQELASYCRCAVINGLTDYEHPCQVLADLYTLREMVGRLNGHTLAYIGDANNVARSLAMACGKLDVRFTMATPEGYRFDEAFLARLKQEVPKLELTVTADPAAAVREATAVYTDVWTSMGQEAESEKRRRDFAGYQVNAALLKKAPQGAYFMHCLPAHREEEVTSEVMDSPQSIVIEQAANRMHAQKGILAWLMSR, encoded by the coding sequence ATGCGGCATCTGTTGACGATTGGCGACCTGAGCACGGCGGAGATTGAGCAGATCTTCGCCATCGCCAAAGACCTGAAAGGTCGCTACGAGGAAGGCCTGCGCGAGGCGCTGTTGCCGGGACGCGTGATGGGACTGTTGTTCGAAAAGCCGTCGCTGCGGACCCGCGTCAGCTTTGAAGCGGGCATGACCCACCTCGGCGGCGGCACTGTCTTCTTGGGAGACGAGGCGGGCTGGGGATCGCGCGAGAGCATCGCCGACTTTGGCCGCGTGCTCAGCCAATATGTCGATGTGCTGGTGATCCGCGCCAAGCGGCACGACACCGTGCAAGAACTGGCCTCTTATTGTCGCTGCGCGGTGATTAATGGTCTCACCGACTACGAACATCCCTGCCAGGTGCTGGCCGATTTGTACACGCTGCGCGAAATGGTGGGGCGTCTCAACGGCCACACGCTGGCGTACATTGGCGACGCCAACAACGTCGCCCGCAGCCTGGCCATGGCCTGCGGCAAACTCGATGTGCGGTTCACCATGGCCACGCCGGAGGGCTACCGCTTTGACGAAGCGTTTTTGGCGCGGCTGAAGCAAGAAGTCCCCAAGCTGGAGTTGACTGTCACCGCCGATCCGGCTGCCGCCGTGCGCGAGGCCACCGCCGTGTACACCGATGTATGGACCAGCATGGGACAAGAGGCCGAATCGGAAAAGCGGCGTCGCGATTTCGCGGGCTACCAGGTGAACGCCGCGCTGCTCAAAAAGGCGCCCCAGGGCGCCTACTTCATGCACTGCCTGCCGGCGCATCGCGAGGAGGAGGTCACCTCCGAGGTGATGGACTCGCCGCAGAGCATCGTGATCGAGCAGGCCGCCAATCGCATGCACGCCCAAAAGGGCATCTTGGCGTGGCTGATGAGCCGCTAG
- a CDS encoding aspartate aminotransferase family protein, with protein sequence MATAALNSAETIELFKQYVIPNYTRFPVCLVRGEGSYVWDAEGSKYLDLFPGWGCNLLGHCPEPVVQAVQEQVASLIHVPNTWYMEAQGRWAQMLSERSFGGQAFFCNSGTEANEAAIKLARLHTPKQRYKIITFEGGFHGRTLGATTATAQPKYHEGLGPLMAGFLYAPFGDLDAVRRLIDNETAAIMIEPIQGEGGVRIAPPGFLQGLRELCDQHELLLIFDEVQTGCGRTGKWFAYQQFDVTPDIMTLAKALCGGVAGGALLTTREIAPSLRPGMHAATFGGNPLAARAGIATLEMIESERLLDQAQRLGEVFRQRMTALASECELISDVRVMGVMIGVELKIPGADVVKSCLDRKLLINCTQGNVLRLLPAMNLTEAQAHEGCDIIAEAVKQQVR encoded by the coding sequence ATGGCGACGGCAGCCTTAAATTCGGCGGAAACGATCGAACTGTTCAAGCAGTACGTGATCCCCAATTACACGCGTTTTCCGGTGTGTCTAGTGCGCGGCGAAGGCTCGTACGTCTGGGACGCCGAGGGAAGCAAATACCTGGACCTCTTCCCCGGCTGGGGTTGCAACCTCTTGGGGCACTGCCCCGAGCCGGTGGTGCAGGCGGTGCAGGAACAGGTGGCCAGTCTGATTCATGTGCCGAACACCTGGTACATGGAGGCGCAAGGACGCTGGGCCCAAATGCTGAGCGAGCGCAGCTTTGGCGGGCAGGCGTTCTTCTGCAATTCGGGGACCGAAGCGAACGAGGCCGCGATCAAGCTGGCCCGCCTGCACACGCCGAAGCAGCGCTACAAGATCATCACGTTCGAGGGGGGCTTTCATGGTCGCACGCTCGGCGCCACCACGGCGACCGCGCAGCCCAAGTATCACGAAGGTCTGGGCCCGCTGATGGCGGGTTTTCTCTACGCGCCTTTCGGCGACCTCGACGCGGTACGTCGCCTGATCGACAACGAGACCGCGGCGATCATGATCGAGCCGATCCAGGGCGAAGGGGGTGTGCGAATCGCGCCGCCGGGCTTCCTGCAAGGACTGCGCGAGTTGTGCGACCAGCACGAACTGCTGTTGATCTTTGACGAGGTGCAGACCGGCTGCGGACGCACGGGCAAGTGGTTCGCCTATCAGCAATTCGATGTCACGCCCGACATCATGACCTTGGCCAAGGCGCTGTGCGGCGGCGTAGCGGGCGGGGCGCTGTTGACCACGCGCGAGATTGCCCCCAGCCTGCGGCCCGGCATGCACGCGGCCACTTTTGGCGGCAATCCGCTGGCGGCGCGGGCCGGCATCGCCACGTTGGAAATGATCGAAAGCGAGCGGTTGCTCGATCAAGCGCAGCGATTGGGCGAGGTGTTCCGCCAGCGCATGACGGCGCTGGCCAGCGAGTGCGAGTTGATCTCCGACGTGCGAGTGATGGGGGTGATGATTGGCGTGGAACTAAAAATCCCCGGCGCCGATGTCGTTAAAAGCTGTCTCGATCGCAAACTGCTGATCAACTGCACGCAAGGCAACGTGTTGCGGCTGTTGCCAGCCATGAACCTGACCGAGGCGCAGGCGCACGAAGGCTGCGACATCATTGCGGAGGCGGTCAAGCAGCAAGTACGTTAA
- the argB gene encoding acetylglutamate kinase — translation MEDAITKADVLIEALGWIRRFRDKITVIKLGGSVMEDANALRHLLLDIVFMETVGMRPVVVHGGGAAISRAMTEAGLEARFIQGRRYTDAAARDIVERVLAYETNEDLVARMEGLGGRAAPLNFRTTNVLFGKRLTLADPEGQSIDLGYVGDVTRVDRETIENLCYADIVPVIPSMCLGDDGEKLNVNADTAAQAVALALGAEKLVFLSDVNGVRRDKNDPGTLVHSLNAGQAQDLIRSGAIESGMIPKVEACLDMLDRGVRKIHIIDGRLRHSLLLEIYTSSGVGTEIIRE, via the coding sequence TTGGAAGATGCGATTACGAAGGCCGATGTCCTGATCGAGGCGCTGGGCTGGATCCGCCGGTTTCGCGATAAGATCACGGTCATCAAGCTCGGCGGCAGCGTGATGGAAGACGCCAACGCGCTGCGGCACCTGCTGCTCGATATCGTCTTTATGGAGACGGTCGGCATGCGGCCGGTGGTGGTGCATGGGGGCGGCGCGGCGATCAGCCGGGCCATGACCGAGGCGGGGCTGGAGGCCCGGTTCATTCAAGGCCGCCGATATACCGATGCCGCCGCCCGCGACATTGTCGAACGCGTGCTGGCCTACGAAACCAACGAGGACCTGGTTGCCCGGATGGAAGGATTGGGGGGCCGCGCGGCGCCGCTCAATTTTCGCACCACCAACGTGCTGTTCGGCAAGCGACTGACGCTGGCCGATCCGGAGGGTCAGTCAATCGATCTGGGATACGTGGGGGACGTGACGCGGGTCGATCGCGAGACGATCGAAAATCTTTGTTATGCCGATATCGTGCCGGTGATTCCCTCGATGTGCTTGGGCGACGACGGCGAAAAACTGAACGTCAACGCCGACACGGCGGCGCAGGCAGTGGCACTGGCCTTGGGCGCCGAAAAGCTGGTGTTCTTGAGCGACGTGAATGGTGTGCGCCGTGACAAGAACGATCCCGGCACGCTCGTCCATTCGCTCAACGCCGGTCAGGCGCAAGATTTGATCCGCAGTGGGGCGATCGAGTCGGGAATGATCCCCAAGGTCGAGGCCTGCCTCGACATGCTCGATCGGGGCGTGCGCAAGATTCACATCATCGACGGACGTTTGCGACACTCGCTGCTGTTGGAAATTTACACCAGCAGCGGCGTTGGCACGGAAATCATCCGGGAGTAA
- a CDS encoding phosphatidate cytidylyltransferase, translating to MLDARSRARLFDYEHALDQPFTFWVAAALAVLLVVALVVIAALRATERIGAESYRELMRRTQSWCVLVPLLLAPVLAGAFWTISGIAILGIFSFREFARVVGLAAETRVMWCVQIAIVLVALASLDHWYAFFMALVPLGAVAIAAVAILNDQPKGYVLRVALGVWGFLLFGSALAHLGYLANDWAYRPIIILVVLSVELNDIFAYCCGKLFGHHKLAPQTSPNKTVAGALGALALTTLVVSFVGRMVFAEAPLNQTPYLIGLGLTISLLGQLGDLMLSSVKRDVGVKDMGELIPGHGGLLDRFDSLLLVAPAVFHYVNYFRGVGMNEPTRIFF from the coding sequence ATGCTCGATGCTCGCTCGCGTGCGCGGTTATTTGACTACGAGCACGCGCTAGATCAACCCTTTACATTTTGGGTGGCCGCAGCGCTGGCCGTGTTGTTGGTCGTCGCGCTCGTGGTGATCGCCGCGCTGCGAGCGACTGAGCGCATCGGCGCCGAGAGCTATCGCGAGCTCATGCGGCGCACACAGTCGTGGTGCGTGTTGGTTCCGTTGTTACTGGCGCCGGTGCTGGCCGGGGCGTTTTGGACCATCAGTGGCATCGCTATTCTCGGCATCTTCTCGTTTCGAGAGTTTGCACGCGTGGTCGGTTTGGCGGCTGAAACGCGCGTCATGTGGTGCGTGCAGATTGCCATCGTGCTGGTGGCCTTGGCCTCGCTCGATCATTGGTACGCGTTCTTCATGGCGCTGGTCCCCTTGGGAGCGGTCGCGATTGCCGCCGTAGCGATCCTGAACGACCAGCCCAAAGGTTATGTGCTGCGCGTGGCGCTGGGCGTATGGGGGTTTCTGCTATTTGGCAGCGCGCTCGCCCACTTGGGTTATCTGGCCAACGATTGGGCTTACCGGCCGATAATTATTCTGGTTGTGCTCAGCGTCGAACTGAACGACATCTTCGCCTACTGCTGCGGCAAGCTTTTTGGCCATCACAAGTTGGCGCCGCAGACCAGTCCCAACAAAACCGTGGCGGGGGCGCTGGGCGCGCTCGCGTTGACCACGCTGGTCGTTTCGTTTGTAGGCCGCATGGTGTTCGCCGAAGCGCCCTTGAACCAAACGCCGTATCTCATCGGCCTGGGGCTAACGATCAGCCTGCTCGGACAACTGGGAGACCTGATGCTCTCCAGCGTCAAGCGCGATGTGGGCGTCAAGGACATGGGGGAGTTGATCCCCGGACACGGCGGGCTGCTTGATCGCTTTGACAGCCTGCTCTTGGTGGCGCCCGCCGTGTTTCACTACGTCAACTACTTTCGCGGCGTCGGCATGAACGAGCCGACGCGCATCTTCTTTTAG
- a CDS encoding CDP-alcohol phosphatidyltransferase family protein — translation MAQVRYEPGERRPIASRNLKASQAIAAWLASRGVSPNGISIAGVVVSALASLAFWSTAAYPDFNRLAWLVGAVCVQLRLQANMFDGMVAIASGKASRLGELFNEAPDRFSDAFMLIGLGYAAASDPTLGYLAALGAVLTAYVRALGKVAGAPQDYCGPMAKQHRALMVTILAVYMGLAPAAWRPMDWRLPALVLAMIFVGTLVTTARRLWRAARYLQGS, via the coding sequence ATGGCGCAAGTCCGCTACGAACCCGGTGAACGTCGGCCGATTGCCTCGCGCAACTTAAAGGCGTCGCAGGCCATCGCCGCCTGGTTGGCGTCTCGCGGCGTCTCTCCCAATGGAATCTCGATTGCCGGCGTCGTTGTCAGCGCGCTGGCGAGTCTGGCCTTCTGGTCGACGGCGGCGTATCCGGACTTCAATCGACTGGCTTGGTTGGTGGGCGCGGTGTGTGTGCAGTTGCGTCTGCAAGCGAACATGTTCGACGGCATGGTGGCGATCGCTTCCGGCAAAGCTTCTCGGCTCGGCGAATTGTTTAACGAAGCGCCGGACCGGTTCTCCGACGCCTTCATGCTGATCGGCTTGGGTTACGCGGCAGCTAGCGACCCAACCTTGGGCTATCTGGCCGCCCTGGGCGCTGTATTAACCGCCTATGTCCGCGCGCTGGGTAAAGTGGCGGGCGCCCCACAAGATTACTGCGGTCCGATGGCCAAACAGCATCGCGCGCTGATGGTCACAATCTTGGCCGTTTACATGGGACTGGCGCCAGCGGCCTGGCGGCCAATGGATTGGCGGCTGCCCGCACTGGTGTTGGCGATGATCTTTGTTGGCACACTGGTCACCACGGCGCGGCGTTTGTGGCGCGCCGCTCGATACTTGCAGGGGTCATGA
- the ruvC gene encoding crossover junction endodeoxyribonuclease RuvC: MEDRLERHTGRPRILGIDPGLNITGYAVLEVTPQGPKVCEAGVVRGHDRGSLTNRLAEVHSGVLDVIRSLQPGIMALEQLYSHYKRPRTAILMGHARGVICLAASLSTIPVKHYSATQIKKILTGNGRAPKAQMQDAVQRELNLATLPEPPDVADALAIALCHYYLQPEYSQLAKRRRA; encoded by the coding sequence ATGGAAGATCGGCTAGAGCGCCATACCGGTCGACCGCGGATCCTTGGCATCGACCCAGGATTGAACATCACCGGCTATGCCGTGCTGGAGGTGACTCCGCAGGGACCCAAGGTATGCGAAGCGGGGGTGGTGCGTGGGCACGATCGCGGCTCGCTCACCAATCGGCTGGCCGAGGTGCATAGCGGCGTGCTCGACGTGATTCGCTCGTTACAGCCGGGCATCATGGCGCTAGAGCAGCTTTACTCACATTACAAGCGGCCGCGCACCGCGATCTTGATGGGCCACGCGCGCGGCGTGATTTGTCTGGCGGCATCGCTGTCGACTATCCCCGTCAAGCACTACAGCGCCACGCAAATCAAAAAGATCCTCACCGGCAACGGTCGCGCGCCTAAAGCGCAGATGCAAGACGCGGTGCAGCGCGAACTTAATCTGGCGACGTTGCCCGAGCCTCCCGACGTGGCCGACGCGCTGGCCATTGCCTTGTGTCACTACTATTTGCAGCCGGAATACAGTCAACTTGCCAAGCGGCGCCGCGCGTAG
- the cysS gene encoding cysteine--tRNA ligase, producing the protein MTTQLASAPGASMSPPADTIRIYSTLSRTKSSLEPVTPGKIGIYLCGPTVYKPSHIGHMVGPVIFDAIKRFLVYSGYEVTFVVNITDIDDKLINESQARGITLDELAREMENDYRANLAAMGIDTIDHFPRATDNIVEIVQFIQDLVTKGFAYPAEGGDVYFDVSRDAEYGKLSGRDVASLQGEGGEMAGRKRNAADFALWKGAKPGEPSWPSPWGNGRPGWHIECSAMSRRLLGETFDIHGGGLDLMFPHHENEIAQSECCHGKPQAKYWLHNGLMQAADEVGKVGGRNTRAGESAEGNQAEQEAGKMGKSKGASPFRDLIKEFSPETIRFYLLSSHYRRPIYFSTARIGESATSLETFYRFFERFERVTGHSFYSLKPPARRMVSPTEPFDDPVWRQIEERRQRFIEAMDDDFNTGGAVGDLFELVRMLNRMIDSGKLEDPSARSAESVKLLQAGTLVLRELSAVLGLFQKPVEAPDAAANNELVEQLMALFIELRAEARASKNFALGDKIRNRLAELNITLTDRPSGTEWKIG; encoded by the coding sequence ATGACCACTCAACTCGCTTCCGCCCCTGGCGCGTCAATGTCGCCACCCGCCGATACGATTCGCATTTACAGCACGCTGTCGCGGACCAAATCGTCATTGGAACCCGTTACACCGGGCAAGATTGGCATCTACTTGTGCGGCCCCACGGTGTACAAGCCGAGTCACATTGGCCACATGGTCGGGCCGGTGATCTTCGACGCCATCAAGCGTTTTCTGGTTTACTCGGGCTATGAGGTGACGTTTGTCGTCAACATCACCGATATCGACGACAAGCTGATCAACGAGTCGCAGGCGCGCGGCATCACGCTGGACGAACTGGCCCGCGAGATGGAAAACGACTACCGCGCCAACTTGGCCGCGATGGGCATCGACACGATCGATCACTTCCCACGGGCGACCGACAACATTGTGGAGATCGTCCAGTTCATACAGGACCTGGTGACCAAAGGCTTCGCGTATCCGGCCGAGGGGGGCGATGTTTACTTCGACGTCAGTCGCGATGCCGAGTATGGCAAGCTGAGCGGGCGCGATGTGGCTTCGCTGCAAGGCGAAGGGGGAGAGATGGCGGGCCGCAAGCGCAACGCCGCCGACTTTGCCCTATGGAAAGGCGCCAAGCCCGGTGAACCGTCGTGGCCTAGCCCGTGGGGCAATGGGCGCCCCGGCTGGCATATCGAGTGCTCGGCCATGAGCCGGCGGCTGTTGGGCGAGACGTTCGACATCCACGGCGGCGGGCTCGATTTGATGTTTCCGCACCACGAAAACGAGATCGCCCAGAGCGAATGCTGCCACGGCAAGCCGCAAGCCAAGTATTGGTTGCACAACGGCCTGATGCAGGCGGCCGACGAAGTGGGCAAGGTCGGTGGCCGCAACACCCGCGCCGGCGAATCGGCCGAAGGCAATCAGGCCGAGCAAGAGGCGGGCAAGATGGGCAAGTCGAAAGGCGCCTCGCCATTTCGTGACTTGATCAAAGAATTCAGCCCCGAGACGATTCGCTTCTATTTGTTGTCGAGCCACTATCGCCGGCCGATCTACTTCAGCACGGCGCGGATTGGCGAGTCGGCCACGAGTCTGGAGACGTTCTACCGGTTTTTCGAGCGATTCGAGCGGGTGACCGGTCACAGTTTTTACTCGCTCAAGCCGCCGGCGCGACGCATGGTGTCGCCAACCGAGCCGTTCGACGATCCGGTTTGGCGACAGATTGAAGAACGGCGCCAACGGTTCATCGAGGCCATGGACGACGACTTCAACACCGGCGGCGCCGTGGGCGACTTGTTTGAACTAGTCCGCATGCTCAACCGGATGATCGACTCGGGCAAGTTGGAAGATCCCTCAGCGCGTAGCGCCGAGAGCGTGAAGCTATTGCAGGCCGGGACCTTGGTGCTGCGCGAGTTGAGCGCCGTGCTCGGTCTTTTTCAAAAGCCGGTCGAGGCGCCAGACGCCGCGGCCAACAACGAATTGGTCGAACAGCTCATGGCGTTGTTTATCGAGTTGCGGGCCGAAGCTCGCGCCAGCAAGAACTTTGCGCTGGGCGACAAGATTCGCAATCGGCTCGCTGAGTTGAACATCACTCTCACGGACCGCCCCAGCGGCACGGAATGGAAGATCGGCTAG
- the ispF gene encoding 2-C-methyl-D-erythritol 2,4-cyclodiphosphate synthase has protein sequence MSPGVSATLKARVGIGHDTHRLAPGGPLVLGGVTIPHEQHLVGHSDADVLLHAITDALLGAAALGDIGELFPDDAEENRGRDSAEMLSLAWQKVSAAGYRIVNLDCIVFAQRPKLSAYKDAIRHRVAQLLSVDATAVGVKAKTGERVGPVGREEAIMAQVVALLEL, from the coding sequence CTGTCGCCAGGAGTTTCAGCCACGCTCAAGGCACGCGTCGGCATCGGGCACGATACGCATCGGCTTGCGCCGGGGGGGCCGCTCGTGCTTGGTGGCGTCACCATTCCGCACGAGCAGCACCTGGTCGGCCACAGCGACGCCGACGTGTTGCTGCACGCCATCACCGATGCCTTGCTCGGCGCCGCGGCGCTGGGCGACATCGGCGAATTGTTTCCCGACGACGCCGAGGAGAATCGCGGCCGTGATTCGGCCGAGATGCTGAGCCTGGCCTGGCAAAAAGTCTCCGCCGCCGGCTATCGAATCGTGAATCTGGATTGCATTGTGTTTGCCCAACGGCCCAAGTTGTCGGCCTATAAAGACGCGATTCGCCACCGGGTGGCGCAGTTGCTCTCGGTCGACGCGACGGCGGTGGGCGTCAAGGCCAAGACCGGCGAACGGGTTGGTCCCGTCGGCCGCGAAGAAGCCATCATGGCCCAAGTAGTTGCATTGCTCGAACTATGA
- a CDS encoding ABC transporter ATP-binding protein — MAIIEIRNLSKSYRVYQKKEGLLPSIRGLFRREHREVQAVRGIDLDVEAGEFVAFLGPNGAGKTTTLKLLSGVIHPTAGSAHVMGFVPWRRENGYRRRFALVMGQKNQLWWDLPAQESFRLHQQIYRIDPRQFDATLDELVDLLAVRQLLNRPVRELSLGERMKMELIAALLHSPEVLFLDEPTIGLDVVAQHNIQQFLKHYQELRRITILLTSHYMKDVAALCQRAVIIANGEVIYDGSLAGIRDRFSSQKLLTLQFADEHGPPDLSMYGEVLEARAPKVKLRVERRSVPEVLSHVLAAHSIEDVSVEDPPLEDVIAEVFSQVQAARGAKEAAEVAAVAER, encoded by the coding sequence ATGGCGATTATCGAAATACGCAATCTCTCCAAATCGTACCGCGTCTATCAGAAAAAAGAGGGGCTACTCCCTTCCATTCGCGGACTGTTCCGCCGCGAACATCGCGAGGTGCAGGCGGTGCGCGGCATCGATCTCGACGTCGAAGCAGGGGAGTTCGTCGCCTTTCTGGGGCCCAACGGCGCTGGCAAGACCACCACACTCAAGCTCCTGTCCGGGGTCATTCATCCCACCGCTGGCTCGGCCCACGTGATGGGGTTTGTCCCTTGGCGACGAGAAAACGGGTACCGCCGCCGCTTCGCCCTGGTCATGGGACAGAAAAATCAACTCTGGTGGGACCTGCCGGCCCAAGAGTCGTTTCGACTGCATCAGCAGATCTACCGCATCGATCCGCGCCAGTTCGACGCCACGCTGGACGAACTGGTCGACCTGCTCGCGGTCAGGCAGTTGCTCAACCGGCCGGTGCGCGAGCTTTCGCTGGGCGAACGCATGAAGATGGAGCTAATCGCGGCGCTACTTCATTCGCCGGAGGTGCTCTTTCTCGACGAGCCGACCATTGGGCTCGATGTGGTCGCTCAGCACAACATTCAGCAGTTTCTCAAGCACTATCAAGAATTGCGACGGATCACAATTCTGCTCACCAGCCACTACATGAAGGATGTGGCGGCGCTTTGTCAGCGCGCGGTGATCATCGCCAACGGCGAAGTGATTTACGACGGATCGCTGGCGGGCATACGCGATCGCTTCAGCAGTCAAAAGCTGCTTACTCTGCAATTCGCCGATGAGCACGGCCCCCCCGACCTGTCGATGTACGGCGAAGTGCTCGAGGCGCGGGCGCCCAAGGTCAAGCTGCGCGTCGAGCGCCGCAGCGTGCCAGAGGTGTTGTCCCACGTACTGGCCGCGCACTCCATCGAAGATGTGAGCGTCGAGGATCCACCGCTCGAAGACGTCATCGCCGAGGTCTTCTCTCAGGTGCAAGCCGCGCGGGGCGCCAAGGAAGCGGCGGAAGTCGCCGCCGTGGCGGAGCGCTAA